One segment of Anatilimnocola aggregata DNA contains the following:
- a CDS encoding efflux RND transporter permease subunit: MIDFCVRQPFLTLFLALIIAAVGGYCATVVPIDAIPNVGENQVIVFTEWPGRSPKDVEDQVTYPLSVALLTVPHAESVRGKSMFGYSFVQVTFADGTDFYWARSRVLERLGTAIATLPAGVTPTLGPDATALGQIFYYVLDGPKGMNLAELRSLQDYVIKYELQSVQGVSEVASVGGYVRQYQIEVDPDALRFHDIPLDRVIAAVKDSNIDVGAKTVESGGMEYVIRGRGFIGQSKDVLQSLADIEKTVVVSRDGVPVRIRDLGQVQLGPDFRSGAIDLNGSEAVGGVVVMRFGENPRDVIQRVRDKIKQIEPGLKGVKVVAIYDRTGLINETVETLTESLREELMITAVVIVIFLLHIRASIIVAVTLPMAVLMAFIGMVWFKIDANIMSLAGIAIAIGEVADLGIIISENIYQHLVEWEASQAGGVRATDGTLQPRDARTRTEVIIDATHEVAPAVMTGVSTTIVSFLPVFFLTGRDYKLFAPLAWTKTFAMFAALLVAVFLVPALCRLLLSSARWPTWRGWVAAGAAGAVGMLASILFWHPWIEDVSPLPLWATAPLAGLLIGGMAYLMSRERLRPIEENPTSRIILWIYEPTLRFLLAHKFSFMAVPLLIILLGTGAWLGLPTILYPAEQVVHGLGAEPNAIPGYVDLKHRLPGLRTDDWIALDEGTWFYMPTLYPAASFSQGMEVLQTQDALIKEIPEVANVLGKIGRVESALDPAPGVMIETYVMLKPESEWRPGVTIHSIWEQINALGTLPGVTPASPLQPIEGRVVMLQSGIKAPMAIRVYGDNLDGLAEAARSVAERLKKIPQVNAATVNPDIVLGMPYVEFDVDREAAARFGMTTMSVNQVIETALGGMNLTTTVEGRERYPIRIRYQRDLRERIDDLPRLPVVTESGEVVPLEILAKMKTTWGPGMISSEDARLVAHIAFAPSGMTGDLETVEAVENHLRQAQTDGTLKLPAGYALLTVGSFQNQIAANRRLILIMPLVALAELLIIYLNFRSIPLTLIIFTQIPIAVFGGMIGLGLYGIEMNTAIWVGLIALIGISEDDGVVIATYMEQLFARLPVQTVQGLRNATLEAGRRRIRPCLMTAFTTFAALLPVMLATGRGADVARAMALPVFFGMFIELVSLFVVPVLYCGYMEMKLHLAPQDNAGPQLTQAASERPTMETTHV, encoded by the coding sequence ATGATTGACTTCTGCGTTCGCCAGCCGTTTCTGACTTTGTTCTTAGCGCTGATCATCGCTGCAGTCGGCGGATATTGCGCGACGGTGGTGCCGATTGACGCCATTCCCAACGTCGGTGAGAACCAAGTCATAGTTTTTACCGAATGGCCAGGACGGTCTCCCAAGGACGTCGAGGACCAGGTCACCTATCCCCTTTCTGTTGCCTTGCTCACGGTGCCACACGCAGAAAGCGTGCGGGGCAAGAGCATGTTCGGTTACAGCTTCGTGCAGGTAACCTTCGCGGACGGCACCGATTTCTATTGGGCCCGCTCCCGAGTGCTGGAGCGATTGGGAACCGCGATTGCGACATTGCCGGCGGGCGTCACGCCGACGCTCGGCCCGGATGCGACGGCACTGGGCCAGATTTTTTACTACGTGCTCGATGGTCCGAAGGGCATGAACCTCGCCGAGTTGCGTTCGCTGCAGGACTACGTCATCAAGTACGAACTGCAATCAGTTCAAGGAGTCAGCGAAGTTGCCAGTGTTGGCGGCTATGTCCGGCAATATCAAATCGAAGTCGATCCCGATGCACTTCGCTTCCACGACATCCCGCTGGATCGAGTAATCGCCGCCGTTAAAGACTCGAACATCGACGTCGGCGCGAAGACAGTTGAATCGGGTGGTATGGAATACGTCATCCGAGGCCGCGGCTTCATAGGCCAAAGTAAGGACGTGCTGCAGTCGCTAGCCGACATTGAGAAAACCGTCGTTGTTTCGCGTGACGGAGTTCCTGTGCGGATTCGCGATCTGGGGCAGGTTCAACTGGGGCCTGACTTTCGCAGCGGCGCTATCGACCTCAACGGCTCGGAGGCTGTTGGCGGGGTGGTAGTGATGCGGTTCGGCGAGAACCCTCGTGACGTGATTCAGCGCGTGCGCGACAAGATCAAGCAGATTGAGCCCGGCCTCAAGGGAGTGAAGGTCGTGGCGATTTACGACCGCACCGGCCTCATTAACGAAACGGTGGAGACGCTCACCGAGTCGCTGCGCGAAGAACTAATGATTACCGCGGTCGTCATTGTCATTTTCCTGTTGCATATCCGAGCCAGCATCATTGTGGCCGTGACCTTACCCATGGCCGTGTTGATGGCCTTCATCGGAATGGTGTGGTTCAAGATCGACGCCAACATCATGTCGCTGGCGGGGATTGCAATTGCCATTGGCGAGGTCGCTGACCTGGGGATCATCATTTCGGAGAACATCTATCAACACCTGGTGGAATGGGAAGCCAGCCAGGCAGGAGGCGTTCGTGCTACCGATGGAACCTTGCAACCGCGCGATGCCCGCACGCGAACCGAAGTGATTATTGACGCCACACACGAAGTAGCGCCGGCAGTGATGACCGGTGTGTCAACGACAATCGTCAGCTTCCTGCCGGTCTTCTTCTTGACCGGCCGCGACTACAAATTGTTTGCGCCGCTGGCCTGGACCAAGACGTTCGCCATGTTCGCGGCACTGTTAGTCGCCGTCTTTCTGGTTCCCGCGCTCTGCCGCTTGCTACTCAGCAGCGCTCGCTGGCCAACCTGGCGGGGGTGGGTAGCTGCCGGTGCCGCGGGCGCGGTGGGCATGCTCGCCAGCATCCTGTTTTGGCATCCTTGGATAGAGGACGTATCGCCGTTGCCCTTGTGGGCCACTGCACCGCTCGCCGGCTTACTCATCGGCGGCATGGCTTACTTGATGTCGCGGGAACGACTTCGACCGATCGAGGAGAATCCGACGAGCCGGATCATTCTGTGGATCTACGAGCCAACGCTTCGTTTTCTGCTTGCGCACAAGTTCAGTTTTATGGCGGTGCCATTGCTGATCATTCTGCTTGGCACGGGTGCCTGGTTGGGATTGCCGACGATTTTGTACCCTGCCGAGCAAGTTGTCCACGGTTTAGGTGCAGAGCCGAATGCGATTCCCGGTTACGTCGATCTCAAGCATCGGTTGCCTGGGCTGCGCACCGACGACTGGATTGCGCTCGATGAGGGAACCTGGTTCTACATGCCCACCCTCTATCCCGCAGCCAGTTTTTCGCAGGGTATGGAAGTGTTGCAAACTCAGGATGCCCTGATCAAGGAAATTCCGGAAGTCGCGAACGTGCTCGGAAAAATCGGACGAGTTGAATCGGCCCTTGATCCGGCGCCGGGCGTAATGATCGAAACGTACGTCATGTTGAAGCCCGAGTCGGAGTGGCGTCCCGGAGTAACCATCCACAGCATCTGGGAACAAATCAACGCACTTGGCACCTTGCCCGGCGTCACGCCAGCGTCACCACTGCAGCCCATCGAAGGGCGAGTGGTGATGCTCCAAAGCGGCATCAAAGCGCCCATGGCGATTCGCGTCTATGGCGATAATCTGGATGGCCTGGCTGAGGCGGCTCGCAGCGTCGCTGAGCGATTGAAGAAGATTCCCCAAGTGAATGCAGCCACGGTCAATCCGGATATTGTGCTCGGAATGCCGTACGTTGAGTTCGATGTGGATCGCGAGGCCGCCGCTCGTTTTGGCATGACGACGATGTCGGTCAATCAAGTCATCGAAACTGCGCTGGGGGGCATGAATCTCACGACGACCGTGGAAGGGCGCGAGCGCTATCCGATTCGCATTCGCTATCAACGAGATCTGCGCGAGCGCATCGACGACCTACCACGACTTCCGGTGGTGACGGAGTCAGGCGAGGTGGTTCCGCTGGAAATCCTAGCCAAGATGAAGACGACCTGGGGACCGGGCATGATCAGCAGCGAGGATGCGCGGCTGGTAGCACATATCGCGTTTGCTCCATCCGGAATGACGGGCGATCTGGAAACGGTTGAAGCCGTAGAGAACCATTTGCGCCAGGCACAAACGGATGGCACACTCAAGCTCCCTGCAGGTTATGCGCTGCTAACCGTCGGTTCATTTCAGAATCAGATCGCGGCGAATCGCCGCCTGATCCTCATCATGCCCCTCGTTGCCCTTGCGGAATTGCTCATCATCTATCTGAATTTTCGCAGTATCCCTCTGACGTTAATCATTTTTACACAGATCCCAATCGCGGTCTTCGGTGGCATGATTGGCCTGGGGCTATACGGGATCGAAATGAACACAGCCATTTGGGTTGGCCTGATTGCACTCATCGGCATCTCGGAAGACGACGGCGTGGTCATCGCGACCTACATGGAGCAGTTGTTCGCCCGCCTGCCGGTCCAGACGGTTCAGGGATTGCGCAATGCGACGCTAGAAGCCGGCCGCCGGCGCATTCGTCCCTGCTTAATGACGGCATTCACCACTTTCGCGGCCCTCCTGCCCGTCATGTTAGCCACCGGCAGAGGTGCTGACGTAGCCCGCGCGATGGCACTGCCAGTGTTTTTCGGCATGTTTATCGAATTAGTCTCGCTCTTCGTCGTTCCAGTCCTCTACTGCGGCTATATGGAGATGAAACTTCACTTGGCACCGCAGGACAATGCAGGACCACAACTTACCCAGGCAGCTTCCGAACGCCCCACCATGGAGACAACTCATGTTTAA
- a CDS encoding sialidase family protein, which yields MFKRHSLVNSRLRFLFCLLAISASVHAAEPIELVRGEAPRHPQQPQLSVDGSGGVHVVYGVHDVVCYQSSNDGGKTFSKPTELTFAHAMSLGMRRGPRIAATDKAICITAIGGKQGKGRDGDVLAMSSLDGGKTWTGPVQVNDVDDAAREGLHAMAAGPKGEICCVWLDLRNKATEIAASTSLDGGKTWSKNVLAYKSPDGSVCECCHPSVAFDERGRIYVQWRNSLGGNRDIYVTTSADGGKKFANATKLGTGTWPLKACPMDGGAIAVTGNQVSSVWRRDKSLFLVLSGKQAEQPLGVGEQPWIASTKDGPFVIWLIKRGEQAYLLTPDQKTPVPLANRAGDPVIAASPKGTGPVVVAWESRDGKNYTILCQTVSE from the coding sequence ATGTTTAAGCGTCACTCGCTTGTTAACTCGCGGCTTCGGTTTCTATTTTGTTTATTGGCAATCTCAGCTTCTGTTCACGCGGCCGAACCGATTGAACTTGTGCGTGGTGAGGCACCTCGGCATCCTCAGCAACCACAGCTGTCCGTCGATGGCTCCGGTGGGGTTCACGTCGTTTATGGGGTTCACGACGTCGTCTGCTACCAATCCTCCAATGATGGCGGCAAGACTTTCAGCAAGCCCACGGAACTCACCTTTGCACACGCCATGTCTTTGGGCATGCGGCGCGGGCCAAGGATTGCCGCGACGGACAAAGCAATCTGCATCACCGCAATCGGCGGGAAGCAAGGAAAGGGACGCGATGGCGACGTACTGGCGATGAGTTCGCTCGATGGCGGCAAGACCTGGACTGGCCCCGTGCAAGTCAACGACGTCGATGATGCCGCCCGCGAAGGTTTGCACGCGATGGCCGCGGGGCCCAAGGGCGAAATATGCTGTGTCTGGCTCGACCTCCGCAACAAGGCAACGGAAATCGCGGCATCGACTTCGCTCGATGGGGGCAAGACCTGGAGCAAGAACGTCCTCGCCTACAAGTCTCCCGACGGCAGCGTTTGCGAATGCTGCCATCCGAGCGTTGCATTCGATGAACGTGGTCGGATTTATGTACAGTGGCGAAATTCGTTGGGTGGGAATCGTGACATCTACGTCACGACATCAGCCGACGGCGGTAAGAAATTTGCGAACGCAACCAAACTTGGAACCGGAACATGGCCGCTGAAGGCTTGCCCGATGGATGGCGGCGCAATTGCTGTTACAGGCAATCAAGTCAGTTCCGTTTGGCGGCGCGACAAATCGCTGTTTCTCGTTCTCTCTGGAAAGCAGGCTGAACAACCTCTCGGAGTCGGCGAGCAGCCTTGGATTGCGTCCACCAAAGACGGGCCGTTTGTGATATGGCTAATCAAGCGAGGAGAGCAAGCGTACTTGCTAACTCCCGACCAAAAGACCCCCGTTCCTTTGGCGAATCGTGCTGGTGATCCAGTGATTGCGGCCAGTCCTAAAGGGACGGGGCCGGTTGTGGTTGCTTGGGAATCGAGAGATGGCAAGAACTACACCATTCTTTGTCAGACCGTTAGCGAGTAA
- a CDS encoding efflux RND transporter periplasmic adaptor subunit yields MSAASSIPNSPQSQPSLKDRLFWIGKKLLPVGLFLLGVVALIVVVGLAQRLGLLPAAAGTMATAAKSGAIYTCPMHPQIRQPSPGRCPICGMELVPASSAAADLDEFSVKIEPAQRRLANILTAKVVSGPLDATLQTVGAIAVDESRQATIASYIDGRLERLFADYTGVEIKKGDHLAVLYSPQLFGAQVEYIEARRALAAAGGLAAVRQAQESLAANTRQRLREFGMTDDQLAELERSGNAQSRLTIYAHQGGTVVEKLAVEGNYVKAGDPIYRIAELSTVWLMLKLFPEDATRIRFGQKVEAVVQSLPGEKLIGRVAFIDPTVDPKTRTVGVRVELLNDGRLRPGDYAEALITLPIGPKGNVFDADLAGKWISPMHPQIIRDDPGQCPICGMDLVPTSRYGFVNEPTPQKASLYVPRPAVLMAGGNSVVYVEAKLGVFEIRPVTLGPILRDKIVILEGLKADEEVATAGNFLIDSQMQLAGKPSLIDPLRAIARSKERKGPLVLENIAVASVGGDTGKNLEDLYAAYFQVQQALASDKKPTARAAQSIHESSAKLAEDPAFPVAAKKLVQEVAAKSEHLHHMDLAEARKGFKPISHAIVTLASQVRSESAQSPFTHFYCPMVPGGGGDWLQTDDRLLNPYFGSEMLRCGEKVQMFPTQGKPEIKDDSHKQRQATPVKKGDA; encoded by the coding sequence ATGTCCGCAGCGTCTAGCATCCCGAACTCCCCCCAGTCTCAGCCTTCGCTGAAAGATCGCCTGTTCTGGATTGGTAAGAAACTGCTCCCGGTGGGCCTGTTTCTGCTCGGGGTTGTTGCCTTGATCGTCGTGGTCGGTTTGGCCCAGCGATTGGGTTTGCTACCTGCAGCGGCGGGGACAATGGCAACTGCGGCGAAGTCAGGGGCGATCTATACCTGCCCCATGCACCCTCAGATTCGGCAGCCGTCTCCTGGCCGCTGCCCGATTTGCGGGATGGAATTGGTGCCCGCTTCCAGCGCTGCGGCCGACCTGGATGAGTTTTCCGTCAAGATCGAGCCGGCCCAGCGAAGACTGGCCAATATTCTAACTGCCAAGGTGGTGAGCGGGCCACTGGATGCAACGCTGCAGACCGTGGGCGCTATTGCCGTCGATGAAAGTCGCCAAGCGACCATCGCCTCATACATCGACGGACGCCTCGAACGGCTCTTCGCCGATTACACCGGCGTCGAGATCAAGAAGGGAGACCATCTGGCGGTCCTTTACAGCCCGCAGCTGTTTGGCGCCCAGGTGGAATACATCGAAGCGCGGCGTGCACTGGCCGCAGCAGGCGGATTAGCCGCCGTTCGTCAGGCTCAAGAATCCTTGGCCGCGAATACACGGCAGCGACTCCGTGAATTTGGAATGACGGATGATCAACTCGCCGAACTGGAACGCTCCGGGAATGCTCAATCTCGCCTCACGATCTATGCACACCAAGGCGGCACGGTGGTGGAGAAGCTGGCTGTTGAAGGGAACTACGTGAAAGCGGGCGATCCCATCTATCGGATTGCCGAGCTGTCGACAGTGTGGCTGATGCTCAAACTGTTTCCCGAAGATGCCACGCGCATTCGCTTCGGCCAAAAAGTGGAGGCGGTCGTGCAATCACTGCCCGGAGAAAAGCTAATCGGCCGGGTCGCGTTCATTGATCCCACGGTCGATCCCAAGACGAGAACCGTTGGCGTTCGCGTCGAACTGCTGAACGACGGTCGCTTACGACCAGGCGACTATGCCGAAGCGCTGATCACACTACCGATCGGTCCCAAGGGAAACGTGTTTGATGCCGACCTGGCTGGGAAATGGATCAGCCCAATGCACCCTCAGATCATTCGCGACGATCCTGGGCAATGCCCGATCTGCGGAATGGATCTCGTGCCAACGTCCAGGTACGGATTCGTCAACGAACCAACTCCGCAGAAGGCGTCGTTGTATGTGCCACGCCCTGCAGTTTTGATGGCCGGTGGCAACAGCGTCGTGTATGTCGAAGCGAAACTTGGCGTGTTTGAAATCCGCCCGGTGACGTTAGGCCCGATCTTGCGCGACAAGATCGTGATTCTCGAAGGGCTCAAAGCGGACGAGGAGGTCGCCACGGCTGGCAATTTCCTGATCGACTCACAAATGCAATTAGCGGGTAAGCCAAGTTTGATTGATCCGCTGCGAGCCATTGCTCGTAGCAAAGAACGGAAGGGGCCGCTGGTCTTGGAAAACATCGCCGTCGCGTCGGTTGGCGGAGACACGGGAAAGAATCTTGAGGATCTCTATGCGGCCTACTTTCAAGTGCAGCAAGCGCTGGCTTCCGACAAGAAGCCGACAGCACGCGCAGCACAATCAATCCATGAGTCTTCTGCTAAGCTGGCGGAAGATCCAGCGTTTCCGGTAGCGGCGAAAAAGCTCGTCCAGGAAGTGGCTGCCAAGTCAGAGCATCTCCACCACATGGATCTGGCTGAGGCTCGCAAGGGATTCAAACCCATCAGCCACGCTATTGTCACCCTTGCTTCGCAAGTGCGGAGTGAAAGTGCTCAAAGTCCTTTCACGCACTTCTACTGTCCGATGGTTCCCGGCGGCGGAGGCGATTGGCTCCAGACGGATGACAGGCTTCTCAACCCGTATTTCGGCAGTGAAATGCTACGCTGCGGCGAGAAGGTGCAGATGTTTCCGACACAGGGTAAACCCGAAATCAAGGACGATTCGCATAAACAGCGCCAGGCAACGCCAGTGAAGAAAGGCGATGCCTAA
- a CDS encoding YHS domain-containing protein translates to MADLLEFAKQVKDQLTRVTREPHWESGEAERYMVEINARRERLAQITNRLMTTTIQPRLEILAEYFSNATRTRNEPSGCCSYWFGYCERFPTSTKVSYTVEHDVRFEKVIVRYDAVMMPVFIKLVEHDNLTFALDEVQDDLVATWVETKLLDFLDAYLRIDRGADFADEATTDPVCGMRISRSTAKVSDSYRGHPYFFCSGECQEAFAREPKAYVEVKTM, encoded by the coding sequence ATGGCCGACCTCCTTGAGTTTGCCAAGCAAGTGAAAGACCAATTGACCCGGGTCACGCGTGAGCCCCATTGGGAGTCTGGCGAAGCTGAACGGTACATGGTCGAGATCAACGCTCGTCGTGAGCGCCTTGCGCAAATCACGAACAGACTAATGACGACGACAATTCAACCGCGTCTGGAGATTCTCGCCGAGTATTTCTCCAATGCCACTCGCACCAGAAACGAACCGAGTGGCTGTTGCTCGTATTGGTTCGGCTACTGCGAACGGTTTCCGACGAGCACTAAGGTGTCTTACACGGTTGAGCACGATGTTCGTTTTGAAAAAGTTATCGTGCGTTACGACGCTGTGATGATGCCCGTATTCATCAAACTCGTGGAGCATGACAACCTGACATTTGCGCTGGATGAAGTGCAGGACGACTTAGTCGCAACGTGGGTGGAAACCAAATTGCTGGATTTTCTTGACGCCTACTTGCGCATTGATCGGGGCGCGGATTTCGCCGACGAAGCAACCACCGACCCCGTATGCGGCATGCGAATCAGTCGGTCTACCGCCAAGGTGAGCGACAGCTATCGGGGACATCCCTACTTCTTCTGTTCCGGCGAATGCCAGGAAGCGTTCGCTCGCGAACCCAAGGCCTATGTCGAAGTAAAGACCATGTGA
- a CDS encoding cation-translocating P-type ATPase → MNSESASQPHAISAKDALRAHGMSREHGHNSTSIAAVRAEHGWNELQEGPPYPWWKRLLGQFQDVVILMLFCAAIISGALNEWSDSLAIIAIVILNGLIGFFQEERAQQALAALRKISRPQAKVIRDGALTTVPAMELVPGDVIEIEAGDDIPADARLLTAFNLGVQEAALTGESVPTAKDSEAILAADASLGDRRNMVYLGTIVACGKGRALVTAIGMRTELGRIAGFLKQVEPEPTPLQLRLAELGKTLVALCLGIVFVVFLLQWFRQGKFLEAFLTSVGLAVAAVPEGLPAVVTVALALGLQRMVRRNALVRKLPSVETLGSVTVICSDKTGTLTRNEMTVQEIVTGDGGFHVTGSGYAPRGNFLRHSSDTSSDADTLLAPAKEIALRRVLLIGGWCNNARLQPPESAEQSWSVVGDPTEGALIVVFAKAGLGGELSTPRVIHEIPFDSTRKHMTMFLDSREEGTVIFAKGAPEVLLALCQQEWVGARAVPLTPERREFWSQANAELASQALRVLAMASRPAQSGEPHSDLESDLIFAGLVGMIDPPRDEARAAIATCRAAGIRPVMITGDHPATAFAIARSLQLTSDESAVIAGPQLETMSDDELRERVLHTAVYARATAEHKIRIVKAWQSRGDIVAMTGDGVNDAPAVQAANIGIAMGIAGTDVTKAAADMVLTDDNFASIVSAVEEGRGIYDNIRKVLQYLLACNFGELLLMFFASLFGWPSPLLTIQLLWINLVTDGIPALALTLEPTETDVMQRPPRPANEPILSRHLGLAIIAQGFLVGSTSLIAFAISRYYFGDSLEQARAVTFCVLVYNELLRSLSARSDIKTVFELGWFGNPWLLVTVVICVLLQAAVALTPGVRGWFEMPPHDTRHWVMIAVLALVPITLVELTKIALAFKHGRNRKVRLKE, encoded by the coding sequence ATGAACTCCGAGAGTGCGAGCCAGCCACATGCAATCAGCGCGAAGGATGCTCTGCGAGCGCATGGAATGAGTCGCGAGCATGGACACAACTCCACCTCGATTGCTGCAGTCCGGGCCGAGCATGGCTGGAACGAATTGCAGGAAGGACCACCGTACCCCTGGTGGAAGCGGCTATTAGGCCAGTTTCAGGATGTCGTGATCCTGATGCTGTTTTGCGCGGCGATCATCTCCGGAGCCCTCAACGAATGGAGCGATAGTCTAGCGATCATCGCGATCGTCATCCTCAATGGATTGATCGGATTCTTTCAAGAAGAACGTGCCCAGCAGGCGCTCGCCGCGCTGAGAAAGATCTCACGTCCGCAAGCGAAGGTGATTCGCGACGGCGCGTTAACCACCGTCCCCGCTATGGAACTTGTGCCAGGAGACGTCATTGAAATCGAAGCCGGCGATGACATTCCCGCTGACGCGCGATTGCTCACAGCGTTCAACCTTGGCGTTCAAGAGGCAGCATTGACTGGTGAATCGGTGCCAACCGCCAAGGACTCAGAGGCGATTCTGGCAGCAGATGCGTCACTCGGTGATCGCCGTAACATGGTGTATCTCGGGACGATTGTGGCCTGCGGCAAAGGACGCGCGCTCGTCACCGCGATTGGCATGCGGACGGAGTTGGGCCGAATCGCGGGCTTTCTCAAGCAAGTCGAACCGGAACCCACACCGCTGCAACTCCGCCTCGCGGAGTTAGGGAAGACGCTGGTGGCATTATGCCTCGGCATCGTGTTCGTGGTTTTCCTGCTGCAGTGGTTTCGACAGGGCAAGTTCTTGGAGGCGTTTCTCACTTCGGTCGGGCTGGCTGTGGCAGCGGTGCCTGAAGGATTGCCGGCAGTGGTCACGGTGGCTCTAGCGCTCGGTTTGCAGCGGATGGTGCGGCGGAACGCGCTCGTGCGCAAATTGCCGAGCGTAGAAACACTGGGATCGGTCACCGTCATTTGCTCCGACAAAACGGGCACGCTAACGCGAAATGAGATGACCGTGCAGGAGATCGTGACGGGTGATGGGGGCTTTCACGTTACCGGTTCCGGGTACGCGCCGCGCGGAAACTTTCTGCGGCACAGCTCGGACACGTCGAGCGACGCCGACACACTTTTGGCACCAGCGAAGGAAATTGCATTACGGCGAGTGCTCTTGATCGGCGGTTGGTGCAACAACGCGCGATTGCAACCTCCGGAATCAGCAGAGCAATCTTGGTCCGTGGTGGGCGATCCGACCGAGGGGGCCTTGATCGTGGTGTTCGCCAAGGCTGGCTTGGGTGGCGAACTTTCCACGCCCCGCGTGATCCACGAAATTCCGTTTGATTCCACTCGCAAACATATGACCATGTTCCTCGACTCGCGCGAGGAAGGTACGGTGATTTTCGCCAAAGGAGCCCCGGAAGTGCTGTTGGCACTTTGCCAACAAGAATGGGTGGGAGCGCGGGCCGTACCGCTCACGCCGGAGCGACGGGAGTTTTGGTCGCAAGCCAACGCCGAACTCGCGTCACAGGCATTGCGTGTGCTGGCGATGGCATCGCGCCCGGCACAGTCAGGTGAGCCGCACTCAGACTTGGAATCCGACCTGATATTCGCGGGGCTCGTAGGCATGATTGATCCACCACGCGATGAAGCCCGCGCCGCAATTGCCACCTGCCGGGCGGCGGGGATTCGGCCGGTGATGATCACCGGCGACCATCCCGCTACAGCCTTCGCCATCGCTCGCTCGCTGCAGCTAACTAGCGATGAGTCTGCCGTCATTGCTGGCCCCCAATTAGAGACGATGAGCGACGATGAACTACGCGAACGTGTGCTTCACACGGCCGTGTACGCCAGAGCTACGGCAGAACATAAGATTCGCATCGTGAAGGCCTGGCAATCGCGCGGGGATATTGTGGCGATGACCGGCGACGGTGTGAACGACGCCCCCGCCGTGCAAGCCGCCAATATCGGTATCGCCATGGGAATCGCCGGAACGGATGTCACCAAGGCGGCGGCCGACATGGTGCTGACCGACGACAACTTCGCCTCGATCGTAAGCGCCGTCGAAGAAGGGCGCGGCATTTACGACAACATCCGCAAGGTGCTTCAATACCTACTGGCCTGCAACTTCGGCGAGCTACTGCTGATGTTCTTTGCCAGTCTGTTCGGTTGGCCCTCCCCGCTGCTAACGATTCAGCTCCTGTGGATCAACTTGGTGACCGACGGAATCCCCGCGCTGGCACTCACGCTCGAACCGACAGAGACGGACGTTATGCAGCGACCGCCCCGACCGGCCAACGAACCGATCTTGTCTCGTCACTTAGGATTAGCGATCATCGCCCAGGGATTTCTGGTGGGAAGCACATCACTGATTGCCTTCGCAATAAGTCGCTACTATTTCGGCGACTCGTTAGAGCAAGCCCGCGCGGTCACCTTCTGCGTGCTCGTGTATAACGAGTTACTCCGTTCCCTTTCTGCGCGCAGCGATATTAAGACCGTTTTTGAACTTGGCTGGTTCGGGAACCCGTGGCTGTTAGTAACCGTTGTCATCTGCGTCTTACTGCAGGCAGCCGTGGCCCTTACTCCGGGTGTACGCGGTTGGTTCGAAATGCCGCCCCACGATACGCGACATTGGGTAATGATCGCTGTTTTGGCCCTAGTTCCCATCACGCTGGTTGAATTAACGAAAATCGCACTCGCGTTCAAGCATGGCCGTAACCGCAAAGTCCGGCTCAAAGAATAG